One part of the Polyangiaceae bacterium genome encodes these proteins:
- a CDS encoding DUF2169 domain-containing protein, translating into MFDLPQRPKETVPVYTDGAFSVASMPWRFKPELPALVIIAKSTLELRPGKTAAPLVESDPLSADVYWDDDPEASLRYANDFSPLKLGVDVWVHGHAYPHGNDSSSFISLEFGSLQRRIAWIGDRYWESLGMTRPSKLKQLPLRYEYAFGGATHRANPVGRGVIEGGGARLLPNFEDPDRLIKSQRDRPPPACLGPLPQGWGDRQTYLGTYDDRWLEKYWPYFPPDFDYKYFNAAPPAQQLAEAYGNERFCLEGLHPEFARLEGRLPGRRARAFTQTTRQHGFQFNEVPLKLDTVVFDTDSMRAHLVWRGFTEVTSAIAPELALVYVTWDDVMRPADVEHCRRRFSAWISGGQEPAADAIGLRFGITDPKAEAERRKRREQLKERLPLRDEKPRASVPPAAPTRSREEVEALVASGGSLSGIDLAGCDLSRLDLRGRDLSASKLGGAALSGALLSGANLKHASLVGANCTGAALDGADLESANLAETQLSAANFERAKLSSANLSSSRGNGANFYGSDLTGANLTDSELDSVSFSGANLTAADLSACKFVSGNFTRATLVDTTAYEAQLSGASFDGANMQRFRGDQADLSGASLREVDARSASFSEAVLRAARLDGALLDEAVLNHADLTQASLMRAKLPKARLRYALLTDAHAGFANLMEANLEAADLTRADLRGSNLHGAETLEATWVDARLEQAILTQTKLTHPILKRRH; encoded by the coding sequence GTGTTTGACCTTCCTCAGCGCCCCAAGGAGACCGTCCCCGTCTATACCGACGGCGCGTTCTCAGTCGCGAGCATGCCGTGGCGCTTCAAGCCGGAGTTGCCCGCGCTCGTAATCATCGCGAAGAGCACCCTCGAGCTGCGCCCGGGAAAGACGGCTGCTCCACTAGTCGAGAGCGACCCGCTCTCAGCCGACGTCTACTGGGACGATGACCCCGAGGCGAGCCTGCGCTACGCGAACGATTTCTCGCCGCTCAAGCTGGGCGTCGATGTCTGGGTTCACGGGCACGCTTATCCCCACGGCAATGATTCCTCGAGTTTCATCAGCCTCGAGTTCGGGAGTCTGCAGAGGCGCATCGCGTGGATTGGGGACCGCTACTGGGAGTCGCTTGGGATGACCCGGCCGTCGAAGCTCAAGCAGCTCCCGCTCCGCTATGAGTATGCGTTCGGCGGCGCAACGCATCGAGCGAACCCAGTGGGACGCGGTGTCATCGAAGGTGGTGGCGCACGTCTACTGCCGAACTTTGAAGACCCGGACCGATTGATCAAGTCACAGCGCGATCGCCCACCGCCTGCGTGCCTCGGCCCCTTGCCTCAAGGCTGGGGGGATCGGCAGACCTACCTCGGAACCTACGACGATCGTTGGTTGGAGAAGTACTGGCCTTATTTCCCTCCGGATTTTGACTACAAGTACTTCAACGCGGCGCCTCCGGCCCAGCAGCTCGCGGAGGCGTACGGCAACGAACGCTTCTGCCTCGAGGGACTCCACCCCGAGTTCGCCCGACTCGAAGGCCGACTGCCCGGCAGGCGCGCGCGCGCGTTCACCCAGACCACGCGCCAGCACGGCTTCCAGTTCAACGAGGTCCCGTTGAAGCTCGATACGGTCGTCTTCGATACCGACTCAATGCGCGCGCACCTCGTGTGGCGGGGCTTCACCGAGGTCACCTCGGCGATCGCGCCTGAGCTCGCGCTGGTCTACGTGACCTGGGATGATGTGATGCGCCCCGCAGACGTCGAGCACTGCCGCAGACGCTTCAGCGCGTGGATCAGCGGCGGCCAAGAGCCTGCGGCGGACGCGATCGGCCTGCGCTTCGGCATCACAGATCCCAAAGCGGAGGCTGAACGAAGAAAGCGGCGGGAACAGCTCAAAGAGCGGCTTCCGCTCCGCGACGAAAAGCCACGAGCCTCAGTGCCGCCAGCCGCGCCTACTCGGAGCCGTGAAGAGGTCGAAGCGCTCGTCGCGTCGGGGGGATCGCTCTCCGGAATCGATCTAGCTGGCTGTGACTTGTCCCGTCTGGACCTGAGGGGCCGCGATCTGAGCGCGAGCAAGCTTGGCGGCGCGGCGCTCAGCGGCGCCCTTCTGAGCGGGGCGAACCTGAAGCACGCCTCCCTAGTAGGCGCAAACTGCACGGGCGCGGCCTTGGACGGCGCCGATCTGGAGTCAGCAAACCTCGCGGAAACACAGCTCTCCGCAGCAAACTTCGAACGCGCCAAGCTCTCTAGCGCCAATCTCAGCAGTAGCCGTGGAAACGGCGCCAACTTCTACGGATCTGATCTGACCGGCGCCAACTTGACAGACTCCGAGCTCGACAGCGTGAGCTTCAGCGGGGCGAACCTCACGGCAGCGGACCTGAGCGCTTGCAAGTTCGTGAGCGGCAACTTCACTCGCGCGACGCTGGTAGACACCACAGCCTACGAGGCTCAGCTCTCCGGAGCGAGCTTCGACGGGGCGAACATGCAGCGTTTCCGTGGAGATCAAGCGGACCTGAGCGGCGCTTCGCTGCGCGAAGTCGACGCGCGCAGCGCTAGTTTCAGTGAAGCGGTCCTACGGGCAGCGCGCCTAGACGGGGCGCTCCTGGACGAGGCCGTGCTCAACCACGCCGATCTGACTCAGGCAAGCCTGATGCGGGCGAAGCTACCCAAGGCACGCTTGCGCTACGCGCTGCTGACCGACGCGCACGCCGGCTTCGCGAACCTGATGGAAGCCAACCTAGAGGCAGCCGATCTGACGCGAGCCGACCTCCGCGGCTCGAACCTGCACGGCGCGGAAACCCTCGAAGCGACATGGGTCGACGCGCGCCTCGAGCAGGCGATCCTCACCCAAACCAAGCTCACCCACCCTATCCTGAAGCGCAGGCACTAG
- the aroQ gene encoding type II 3-dehydroquinate dehydratase gives MATKRTKTGATSSTAAAAKAASTRTPKRRRFLVLSGPNLQRLGKREPEVYGRKTLEDIHVELARVADDLSVEVDCKQSNYEGELVGWLGEAGDQGFSGILINPGALTHYSYALHDAIKASGLPCVELHLSNPDAREEFRHVSVVAAVCVGRVAGFGADSYRLALIGLVQKLASKR, from the coding sequence ATGGCCACGAAGCGCACCAAGACAGGCGCGACCTCGAGCACTGCCGCCGCAGCCAAGGCGGCAAGCACGCGCACGCCAAAGCGGCGGAGGTTTCTCGTGCTGAGCGGGCCGAACTTGCAACGGCTCGGCAAGCGTGAGCCCGAGGTGTACGGGCGCAAGACTCTCGAAGATATCCATGTGGAATTGGCGCGGGTCGCCGATGACCTGAGCGTGGAAGTCGACTGCAAGCAGTCCAACTACGAGGGCGAGCTAGTCGGATGGTTGGGCGAGGCAGGGGACCAAGGCTTCTCCGGAATTCTGATCAACCCCGGAGCTCTCACGCATTACAGCTACGCATTGCACGACGCCATCAAGGCGAGCGGCCTGCCTTGCGTGGAACTCCACCTGTCGAATCCTGATGCGCGCGAAGAGTTCCGCCACGTGAGCGTGGTCGCTGCGGTGTGTGTTGGTCGCGTGGCGGGTTTCGGTGCGGACTCGTATCGTCTGGCGTTGATCGGGCTCGTTCAGAAGCTAGCGTCGAAACGCTGA
- the vgrG gene encoding type VI secretion system tip protein VgrG encodes MDDEKIRIRLISNAFSGMLEVSSLRGIEAIGQLFDFSIDCVLEASDQVETGRLVDPRARAGLLFLRGNEILRVVWGRVVEAKQRLAIQEDQRDITIRFVPRAWSTTIHERTEAYVGSAPQIIARVMKRALLTPDADFQLRLSGDYPEREFVLQYHETDLGFLQRLCEHWGIYFFFEHGKRDKWVFCDDNEGIMDVAVSPPEPEGEESTDDDAEQPANPGSEHTSVAYAPFDEVGLGRRLGVQQFFRIERALPSAFGTHDYNYRTPTVNLQASAPVSGNGDGLVIEYGLHFKTPDEGQFFATRRAEALLAQQTTYEGASNLPAFRAGGTLTLEDHPDQDFDLLVTQVEHAVEQGGYTNRFRTQLSSVKYRAPVVSPRPRIPGLCTGIIVGTTPTEPMIDDEGRYEVSLLFDAVDPGETRASRPIRMMQPHTGPDYGMHFPLKPGTEVAIAFINGDPDRPVIVGSIPNPITPSPVRGSRLNTSRNILKSMSGVLLEMDDDA; translated from the coding sequence ATGGACGACGAAAAGATCCGCATCCGACTGATTTCGAACGCATTCTCCGGCATGCTCGAGGTCTCGAGCTTGCGCGGCATCGAAGCCATCGGTCAGCTGTTTGATTTCTCGATCGACTGCGTGCTCGAGGCCAGCGATCAGGTCGAGACTGGGCGCCTGGTCGATCCGCGAGCTCGCGCGGGCCTTCTGTTTCTCCGCGGCAATGAAATCCTGCGCGTGGTCTGGGGTCGCGTCGTCGAGGCCAAGCAGCGGCTCGCCATTCAGGAAGATCAGCGAGACATCACCATTCGCTTCGTCCCGAGGGCCTGGAGTACCACGATCCACGAGCGGACAGAGGCGTACGTTGGGTCTGCCCCCCAGATCATCGCCCGCGTCATGAAGCGCGCTCTTTTGACGCCCGACGCGGACTTCCAGCTACGGCTGAGCGGTGATTACCCGGAGCGAGAGTTCGTCCTGCAGTATCACGAGACGGATCTCGGGTTCTTGCAGCGCTTGTGTGAGCACTGGGGGATCTACTTCTTCTTCGAACATGGCAAGCGGGACAAGTGGGTGTTCTGCGATGACAACGAAGGCATCATGGACGTCGCAGTGAGCCCGCCGGAACCCGAGGGTGAAGAGTCGACGGACGACGATGCAGAGCAGCCCGCGAATCCGGGATCCGAGCACACGAGCGTGGCCTACGCCCCGTTTGATGAAGTCGGCTTGGGACGCCGCTTGGGTGTGCAACAGTTCTTTCGCATCGAGCGCGCGTTGCCGAGCGCCTTTGGGACTCACGACTACAACTACCGCACCCCAACGGTGAACTTGCAAGCCAGCGCGCCCGTGTCCGGCAATGGTGACGGGCTAGTGATCGAGTACGGCTTGCACTTCAAGACGCCAGACGAGGGACAGTTCTTCGCCACGCGACGTGCCGAGGCACTCTTGGCGCAACAGACCACCTACGAAGGCGCGAGTAACCTGCCGGCATTCCGTGCTGGTGGCACGCTCACGCTGGAAGATCACCCCGACCAGGATTTCGACTTGCTCGTCACTCAGGTTGAGCACGCAGTCGAACAGGGTGGCTACACCAATCGTTTCCGCACGCAACTCAGCTCCGTCAAGTATCGGGCACCGGTGGTGTCCCCTCGCCCGCGTATTCCTGGGCTCTGCACGGGCATCATCGTCGGCACCACTCCAACAGAGCCCATGATCGACGATGAGGGCCGTTATGAGGTCTCGCTGCTCTTCGACGCGGTCGACCCCGGAGAGACTCGGGCGTCGCGCCCCATCCGCATGATGCAGCCTCACACAGGCCCGGACTACGGCATGCACTTTCCACTGAAGCCGGGCACCGAGGTGGCGATCGCGTTCATCAACGGCGATCCTGATCGACCCGTGATCGTTGGTTCGATCCCCAACCCGATCACACCTTCCCCGGTGCGAGGCTCGCGCCTCAACACGAGCCGCAACATCCTGAAGTCGATGTCTGGAGTGCTGCTCGAGATGGACGACGATGCATAG
- a CDS encoding methyltransferase produces MSDEFDYPSSAIAYTHPARLAAVAIQRGLDVEFRGTFSYLELACGDASNLLPLAVQFPGATFVGVDLDTAAVLQGERRAQALGLKNLRLIAGDLKDVELGGVFDFVVAHGVYSWVASDVQVALLSRGQAWLAERGVLYVSYNTLPGWGIRGVLRSVMRDAAAEELEPRGRLRKAKLAVSRLQQHVPQDNPYGALLGAELGLVLNKQDGYLLGEHLAEHNEALFVGDFLRRAGEQGLQFLGEQVAATPDGALEQRLPAQLEALGLPEAEAQRHLDVLCYRQFRATLLCHRERALKPKLVARLRDAGYLAGQLSVLAKEPLLSPGEKLGFETVHGVVIESEEPLQKAALLVLSKSFPRGLHMADLMSAALAELRARALLDSSPVSPSSIEAAIRDLLDLVERRQLELLPWTPEPATRIASPRPCLPALTRLEATRGHVTTPRHEALSLDGFRAALLTLLDGRHDLAQLVGELRALFEAGELRLSAEERKVFEDDESVLALVRQCTLEAVQFGLFNPEVATSPLSEPLRS; encoded by the coding sequence ATGTCCGACGAGTTTGACTATCCGAGCTCGGCAATAGCTTACACGCACCCGGCCAGGCTCGCCGCGGTAGCCATCCAGCGTGGGCTGGACGTCGAGTTCCGCGGCACGTTCAGCTACCTCGAGCTGGCGTGTGGGGACGCGAGCAACTTGCTGCCTCTCGCTGTACAATTCCCTGGGGCAACGTTCGTTGGCGTTGACCTAGACACGGCCGCAGTGCTCCAGGGCGAACGACGCGCTCAGGCGTTGGGCCTGAAGAATCTAAGGTTGATAGCCGGCGATCTGAAGGACGTGGAGCTGGGGGGCGTTTTTGATTTCGTGGTCGCCCATGGCGTGTACTCCTGGGTCGCGTCGGATGTGCAGGTCGCACTGCTGAGCCGGGGACAGGCATGGCTCGCGGAGCGTGGGGTGCTGTACGTTAGCTACAACACCTTGCCGGGTTGGGGCATTCGCGGGGTGTTGCGATCCGTGATGCGCGATGCCGCGGCTGAAGAGCTCGAGCCGCGGGGCAGGCTGCGCAAGGCGAAGCTCGCTGTCAGTCGCCTGCAGCAACACGTGCCCCAGGACAATCCCTATGGTGCCTTGTTGGGCGCCGAGCTGGGGCTGGTTCTCAACAAGCAAGATGGCTATCTGCTTGGTGAACACTTGGCTGAACACAACGAAGCGCTCTTCGTCGGCGACTTCTTGAGGCGAGCAGGGGAGCAAGGACTTCAATTCCTCGGGGAACAGGTCGCCGCAACACCAGACGGCGCACTAGAGCAGCGGCTCCCGGCCCAACTGGAGGCGCTTGGTCTGCCGGAGGCCGAAGCTCAGCGTCACCTTGACGTGCTCTGCTATCGGCAGTTCCGTGCGACGTTGCTCTGCCATCGGGAGCGAGCGCTGAAGCCCAAGCTCGTAGCCCGGCTGCGTGACGCTGGCTACCTGGCGGGTCAGCTCAGCGTGCTCGCGAAAGAGCCGTTGCTCTCCCCAGGTGAGAAGTTAGGTTTCGAAACCGTGCACGGAGTCGTGATCGAATCCGAAGAGCCGCTACAGAAGGCCGCGCTGCTCGTGCTGTCGAAGAGCTTTCCGCGTGGTCTCCACATGGCAGATCTGATGAGCGCCGCGCTGGCGGAACTCAGGGCGCGAGCGTTGTTGGACTCGAGTCCGGTTTCACCGAGCTCCATCGAGGCCGCCATTCGTGACCTACTGGATCTGGTCGAGCGGAGGCAGCTTGAGCTGTTGCCCTGGACGCCGGAGCCCGCCACTCGCATCGCGAGCCCGCGTCCTTGTTTGCCTGCGCTCACCCGGCTGGAAGCAACGCGTGGGCACGTGACGACGCCGCGCCACGAGGCGCTCAGCCTGGATGGTTTCCGTGCGGCATTGTTGACTCTGCTCGACGGACGCCACGACCTGGCTCAGCTCGTGGGGGAGCTGAGGGCTCTCTTCGAGGCGGGGGAACTGCGACTGAGCGCCGAGGAGCGTAAGGTCTTCGAGGACGACGAGAGCGTGCTGGCACTGGTCCGCCAGTGCACGCTCGAAGCGGTGCAGTTCGGGCTATTCAATCCCGAGGTGGCCACGTCGCCACTGTCAGAACCTCTACGCTCCTAG